In the Burkholderia glumae LMG 2196 = ATCC 33617 genome, one interval contains:
- a CDS encoding IclR family transcriptional regulator — MSTDDLPAKPGDSYVQSFARGLAVIRAFDAERPEQTLTEVAAATGLTRAGARRILLTLQTLGYVEAEGRLFRLTPKILDLGFAYLTSMPFWNLAEPVMEQLSARIHESCSAAVLDRTEIVYVLRVPTHKIMTINLSIGSRLPAYCTSMGRVLLSSLDDAALDALLAQSPIAAHTPRTLTDPAALKAEIAAVRRQGWAIVDQELEGGLISLSAPIRNRRGKVIAAMNISGNAQRHTAEQMVKEFLEPLLEASQMVSALVARRG, encoded by the coding sequence ATGAGCACCGACGACCTGCCGGCCAAGCCCGGCGATTCCTATGTCCAGTCGTTCGCGCGCGGCCTCGCCGTGATCCGAGCGTTCGACGCCGAGCGCCCCGAGCAGACGCTGACCGAGGTCGCCGCCGCCACCGGCCTCACGCGCGCCGGGGCGCGGCGCATCCTGCTGACGCTGCAGACGCTCGGTTACGTGGAGGCCGAAGGACGGCTGTTCCGGCTCACGCCGAAGATCCTCGACCTCGGCTTCGCGTACCTGACCTCGATGCCGTTCTGGAACCTCGCCGAGCCGGTGATGGAGCAGCTTTCCGCGCGCATACACGAAAGCTGTTCGGCGGCCGTGCTCGACCGCACCGAGATCGTCTACGTGCTGCGCGTGCCGACCCACAAGATCATGACCATCAACCTGTCGATCGGCAGCCGGCTGCCCGCCTACTGCACGTCGATGGGGCGCGTGCTGCTGTCCTCGCTCGACGATGCCGCGCTCGACGCGCTGCTCGCGCAGAGCCCGATCGCGGCGCACACGCCGCGCACGCTGACCGATCCGGCCGCGCTGAAGGCCGAGATCGCGGCCGTGCGGCGGCAGGGCTGGGCGATCGTCGACCAGGAGCTCGAGGGCGGGCTGATCTCGCTGTCGGCGCCGATCCGCAACCGCCGCGGCAAGGTGATCGCGGCGATGAACATCAGCGGCAACGCACAGCGGCACACCGCCGAGCAGATGGTAAAGGAATTCCTCGAGCCGCTGCTGGAAGCCTCGCAGATGGTGTCGGCACTGGTGGCGCGGCGCGGCTAG
- a CDS encoding 4Fe-4S dicluster domain-containing protein — MSREAAPACQQPPGVIAPSVDFARCEGKAACAVVCPEEVFEIRRIGETDYRQLGLMQRLRLRVHGMRVAYTPNAAACRGCGRCVPACPERAIKLVKLR, encoded by the coding sequence ATGAGCCGCGAAGCCGCCCCCGCCTGCCAGCAGCCGCCCGGCGTGATCGCGCCGTCGGTCGACTTCGCGCGCTGCGAAGGCAAAGCCGCTTGCGCCGTGGTCTGCCCCGAGGAGGTCTTCGAGATCCGGCGCATCGGCGAGACCGATTACCGGCAGCTCGGCCTGATGCAGCGGCTCAGGCTGCGTGTGCACGGCATGCGCGTGGCCTACACGCCGAACGCCGCCGCGTGCCGCGGCTGCGGGCGGTGCGTGCCGGCCTGCCCCGAGCGCGCCATCAAGCTCGTCAAGCTACGCTGA
- a CDS encoding RNA polymerase sigma factor: MEPPPTPPPPTVQDRAIADAVARERPALRNFIRRRVLDQDEAEDILQDVFERMVEAYRLPEPIEQIGAWLYRVARNRIVDRFRKKQEAPLPEAAGDDDEACRLDLALPASTDGPEAAYERAALLDALRAALDELPASQREVFVAHELDGRSFKELAAATGTSVSTLLARKRYAVLHLRKRLQPVYDEFAN, encoded by the coding sequence ATGGAACCGCCGCCCACCCCGCCCCCGCCGACCGTGCAGGACCGCGCAATCGCCGACGCCGTGGCCCGCGAGCGGCCAGCGCTGCGCAACTTCATCCGCCGGCGCGTGCTCGACCAGGACGAGGCCGAGGACATTCTCCAGGACGTGTTCGAGAGGATGGTAGAGGCGTACCGGCTGCCGGAGCCGATCGAGCAGATCGGCGCCTGGCTGTACCGCGTCGCGCGCAACCGGATCGTCGACCGCTTCCGCAAGAAGCAGGAAGCGCCGCTGCCCGAGGCCGCCGGCGACGACGACGAGGCCTGCCGGCTCGACCTCGCGCTGCCCGCGTCGACCGACGGCCCGGAGGCGGCCTACGAACGCGCCGCGCTGCTCGACGCGCTGCGGGCCGCGCTCGACGAGCTGCCGGCCAGCCAGCGCGAGGTGTTCGTCGCCCACGAGCTCGACGGGCGCAGTTTCAAGGAGCTGGCCGCGGCCACCGGCACGAGCGTCAGCACGCTGCTGGCCCGCAAGCGGTACGCGGTGCTGCATCTGCGCAAACGGCTGCAGCCCGTCTACGACGAATTCGCGAATTGA